A stretch of DNA from Funiculus sociatus GB2-C1:
AATTAATCCCAGAATTCAAGCTTAGCAACAAATCTCACCTCTTACACCTATTTTGCATTTTCTATCTTGATTAGCTATTCTTAACATTTTTACATAGCAAGTTCGGTAGAACCCAATTTTCCAAGGATTTAATTGCATCAAGCAGTTTTTGCGATTTCAATCTCCAAAGGAGATTTGGTTTAGTTTAAACCTTGAGTAGTGGGAACCCTACCGAGTTAGCGAAGTAAGCAGTTTCAATCTCCAAAGGAGATTCGCTTTAGAAGGGTTAGGAGTAGACGATGCGTCGCCCCTGTTGCGTTTCCTGATATAGGGATTGATGGTTGGGGTGAAGGGCGGTTACTGGGGGCTGATTCAAGTATCAAAAAGACCCTGTGCAGAGTTGCAGGGAATTGTAGAGACTACTGTTAGAATAGTCGCAAACTTTTCTCCTCTAAGCTTCTACTATGCAGAATGACGTGGTTTGGATTGTGACGGAGGAAGAACCGCTAGCAGTTCCGGATGGGCAACGGGGCGAGCAAAGCAGGAATCCCTTTGGTGAACCGGGGTTTACTGGAACTTCCCGCACCAAACAAACCCCCGTACCCGTTGCAATCTTAGAGCAAAACATGACTCATCTTTTGCAACAGGT
This window harbors:
- a CDS encoding Pepco domain-containing protein, which codes for MQNDVVWIVTEEEPLAVPDGQRGEQSRNPFGEPGFTGTSRTKQTPVPVAILEQNMTHLLQQVERMFNYAKQSATELASMELHEVELAVEINAEGQVSLLGSGSKIGGKGTMTLKFKLKE